One segment of Rosa chinensis cultivar Old Blush chromosome 6, RchiOBHm-V2, whole genome shotgun sequence DNA contains the following:
- the LOC112169239 gene encoding RNA-binding protein 1 isoform X2 — protein sequence MADSLWNRQRQLLPSGGDKRPRSDYDLPTSGLYSGHEMRSYLARDDDLGGPRAVKDTKSIGSAYDRYLQNGQVSSDTMVGVALGRPVSGGMADHSMIGRPGAVASDFISSRNIHLAQLPVDAMPRLAPGRETAPLPPDATNTLYIEGLPPDSTRREVARILYDVFILCENYIFRPFVGYKEVRLVSKESKLRGGDPLILCFVDFVNPACAATAMSALQGYKMDEHNPDSNYLRLQFSRLPGPRSGHGTRSKR from the exons ATGGCGGACAGCCTCTGGAACCGTCAGCGGCAACTGCTTCCTTCCGGTGGTGATAAACGACCCCGTTCTGACTACG ACCTCCCAACGTCTGGTCTGTATTCAGGTCATGAGATGCGTAGCTATTTAGCACGGGATGATGATCTTGGTGGTCCTAGGGCTGTAAAGGATACAAAATCAATTGGATCAGCATATGACCGTTATCTTCAAAATGGG CAAGTGTCTTCAGATACCATGGTTGGAGTTGCATTGGGGAGGCCTGTCAGTGGTGGAATGGCTGATCATTCTATGATTGGTCGCCCTGGGGCTGTTGCTTCGGATTTTATTAGTAGTCGAAATATTCATCTTGCTCAGCTCCCAGTGGATGCAATGCCTAGACTAGCACCTGGACGTGAAACAGCTCCTTTACCCCCAGATGCTACCAACACTTTATACATTGAAGGACTTCCTCCTGACAGCACGAGGAGGGAAGTAGCTCGTATCCTTTATGATGTTTTCATACTGTGTGAGAATT ATATTTTTCGCCCCTTTGTGGGATATAAAGAAGTGAGGCTTGTGAGCAAAGAGTCCAAACTT CGTGGTGGTGATCCCCTTATCCTTTGTTTTGTGGATTTTGTAAATCCAGCCTGTGCTGCAACTGCCATGAGTGCTTTGCAAG GTTATAAAATGGATGAACACAATCCTGATTCTAACTACTTGCGGCTGCAGTTTTCTCGATTGCCAGGTCCAAGGTCTGGACATGGAACCCGTAGTAAGAGATGA
- the LOC112169239 gene encoding RNA-binding protein 1 isoform X1, which produces MADSLWNRQRQLLPSGGDKRPRSDYDLPTSGLYSGHEMRSYLARDDDLGGPRAVKDTKSIGSAYDRYLQNGKQVSSDTMVGVALGRPVSGGMADHSMIGRPGAVASDFISSRNIHLAQLPVDAMPRLAPGRETAPLPPDATNTLYIEGLPPDSTRREVARILYDVFILCENYIFRPFVGYKEVRLVSKESKLRGGDPLILCFVDFVNPACAATAMSALQGYKMDEHNPDSNYLRLQFSRLPGPRSGHGTRSKR; this is translated from the exons ATGGCGGACAGCCTCTGGAACCGTCAGCGGCAACTGCTTCCTTCCGGTGGTGATAAACGACCCCGTTCTGACTACG ACCTCCCAACGTCTGGTCTGTATTCAGGTCATGAGATGCGTAGCTATTTAGCACGGGATGATGATCTTGGTGGTCCTAGGGCTGTAAAGGATACAAAATCAATTGGATCAGCATATGACCGTTATCTTCAAAATGGG AAGCAAGTGTCTTCAGATACCATGGTTGGAGTTGCATTGGGGAGGCCTGTCAGTGGTGGAATGGCTGATCATTCTATGATTGGTCGCCCTGGGGCTGTTGCTTCGGATTTTATTAGTAGTCGAAATATTCATCTTGCTCAGCTCCCAGTGGATGCAATGCCTAGACTAGCACCTGGACGTGAAACAGCTCCTTTACCCCCAGATGCTACCAACACTTTATACATTGAAGGACTTCCTCCTGACAGCACGAGGAGGGAAGTAGCTCGTATCCTTTATGATGTTTTCATACTGTGTGAGAATT ATATTTTTCGCCCCTTTGTGGGATATAAAGAAGTGAGGCTTGTGAGCAAAGAGTCCAAACTT CGTGGTGGTGATCCCCTTATCCTTTGTTTTGTGGATTTTGTAAATCCAGCCTGTGCTGCAACTGCCATGAGTGCTTTGCAAG GTTATAAAATGGATGAACACAATCCTGATTCTAACTACTTGCGGCTGCAGTTTTCTCGATTGCCAGGTCCAAGGTCTGGACATGGAACCCGTAGTAAGAGATGA
- the LOC112169239 gene encoding RNA-binding protein 1 isoform X3: MADSLWNRQRQLLPSGGDKRPRSDYDLPTSGLYSGHEMRSYLARDDDLGGPRAVKDTKSIGSAYDRYLQNGKQVSSDTMVGVALGRPVSGGMADHSMIGRPGAVASDFISSRNIHLAQLPVDAMPRLAPGRETAPLPPDATNTLYIEGLPPDSTRREVAHIFRPFVGYKEVRLVSKESKLRGGDPLILCFVDFVNPACAATAMSALQGYKMDEHNPDSNYLRLQFSRLPGPRSGHGTRSKR; this comes from the exons ATGGCGGACAGCCTCTGGAACCGTCAGCGGCAACTGCTTCCTTCCGGTGGTGATAAACGACCCCGTTCTGACTACG ACCTCCCAACGTCTGGTCTGTATTCAGGTCATGAGATGCGTAGCTATTTAGCACGGGATGATGATCTTGGTGGTCCTAGGGCTGTAAAGGATACAAAATCAATTGGATCAGCATATGACCGTTATCTTCAAAATGGG AAGCAAGTGTCTTCAGATACCATGGTTGGAGTTGCATTGGGGAGGCCTGTCAGTGGTGGAATGGCTGATCATTCTATGATTGGTCGCCCTGGGGCTGTTGCTTCGGATTTTATTAGTAGTCGAAATATTCATCTTGCTCAGCTCCCAGTGGATGCAATGCCTAGACTAGCACCTGGACGTGAAACAGCTCCTTTACCCCCAGATGCTACCAACACTTTATACATTGAAGGACTTCCTCCTGACAGCACGAGGAGGGAAGTAGCTC ATATTTTTCGCCCCTTTGTGGGATATAAAGAAGTGAGGCTTGTGAGCAAAGAGTCCAAACTT CGTGGTGGTGATCCCCTTATCCTTTGTTTTGTGGATTTTGTAAATCCAGCCTGTGCTGCAACTGCCATGAGTGCTTTGCAAG GTTATAAAATGGATGAACACAATCCTGATTCTAACTACTTGCGGCTGCAGTTTTCTCGATTGCCAGGTCCAAGGTCTGGACATGGAACCCGTAGTAAGAGATGA